The following proteins are co-located in the Oncorhynchus gorbuscha isolate QuinsamMale2020 ecotype Even-year linkage group LG22, OgorEven_v1.0, whole genome shotgun sequence genome:
- the LOC124009705 gene encoding cAMP-responsive element modulator-like isoform X2 has protein sequence MAVTGDETESAATGDMPAYQLRSPTSGLPQGLVMAASPGSLSMHSPPVHTEEVTRKREVRLMKNREAARECRRKKKEYVRCLENRVGVLENQNKTLIEELRALKDIYCHKNE, from the exons ATGGCTGTTACTGGAGATGAGACTGAATCAG CTGCCACTGGAGATATGCCAGCGTACCAGCTGCGTTCGCCCACTTCGGGCCTACCCCAGGGCCTGGTGATGGCTGCGTCCCCAGGCTCCCTGTCCATGCACAGCCCCCCGGTGCACACTGAGGAGGTCACACGCAAGAGGGAGGTCCGCCTCATGAAGAACAG GGAGGCTGCACGGGAGTGCCGCAGGAAAAAGAAAGAGTATGTCCGGTGTCTGGAGAATCGTGTGGGCGTGCTGGAAAACCAAAACAAGACCCTCATCGAGGAACTCCGAGCATTAAAGGACATTTACTGCCACAAGAACGAGTAG